A stretch of Megalopta genalis isolate 19385.01 unplaced genomic scaffold, iyMegGena1_principal scaffold0044, whole genome shotgun sequence DNA encodes these proteins:
- the LOC143261248 gene encoding uncharacterized protein LOC143261248, which translates to MANTHNRTNQKGRKRKEDTHLNILQINLNHCRLAHNLLQQNAVDWEIDAAIWITERAAMRLAPIQLLASADGYVAVRISDITVVNCYSSPNIRLDAFVTHLQHLDDLMGILDHNHTIVAGNFNAKSPAWGSAETSSRGTAALEMANRVRICPVVSKEGHTYNRNGRHSLIDIMLCGRSVLRRLASSTILNTETASDHLYIRYVLTNNTTSRGEMPWSGVVDVDRFFTLYNATATLASPFRIETAADIDSYIKLLRELVEKSIRPQYQASHRRGGGRPRSRQQGGP; encoded by the coding sequence ATGGCAAACACCCACAACCGCACAAACCAAAAGGGCAGGAAGAGAAAAGAGGACACACATTTAAACATACTACAGATCAACTTAAACCACTGCAGGCTAGCCCACAACCTGCTGCAACAGAACGCGGTCGACTGGGAAATAGACGCAGCCATCTGGATAACCGAAAGGGCCGCCATGAGGTTGGCCCCCATACAACTCCTGGCCAGTGCGGACGGATACGTGGCGGTTCGGATCAGTGATATCACTGTAGTGAACTGCTACTCTTCGCCGAACATACGCCTGGACGCCTTCGTGACCCACCTACAACATCTGGACGACCTGATGGGCATACTGGACCACAACCATACGATCGTAGCCGGGAACTTCAACGCGAAATCACCAGCATGGGGCTCTGCTGAGACGAGCTCACGGGGCACAGCCGCCCTCGAAATGGCCAATCGCGTCCGGATCTGCCCGGTCGTCAGCAAGGAAGGGCACACCTACAATAGAAACGGGCGGCACTCGCTGATTGATATCATGCTCTGTGGTAGGTCCGTGCTCCGGAGACTTGCCTCAAGCACCATCCTGAACACGGAAACCGCCTCAGACCACCTATACATAAGGTACGTGCTCACCAACAACACCACAAGTCGCGGAGAAATGCCTTGGTCGGGAGTGGTCGACGTGGACAGATTTTTCACGCTCTACAACGCGACTGCGACGCTGGCCTCCCCTTTTCGCATAGAAACAGCGGCGGACATCGACAGTTACATTAAGTTACTGAGGGAGCTCGTCGAGAAATCTATTCGGCCCCAATACCAGGCATCACACAGGCGTGGTGGTGGACGCCCGAGGTCGAGGCAGCAAGGCGGGCCGTAA